One window from the genome of Acidobacteriota bacterium encodes:
- a CDS encoding transposase, with translation MDSSALAASAGSAASALMNSRRQCALCGTPHKSHARRELFEAKDAEPTAVAEGLDHIGAIYAIEADIRDKKLTGEKKRDYRLTHAKPRVEMFFQWVARQFENQGFATEQPVHQGPGLRPKPTKRTGSLPHRSGCPHRHQSPRAGAEGNSNGAEGMDVRLDRTRRQAYRHRPEPHRHLPPARRRSLRLPGRCAPARPTPRCRRPPAHPRLWKTHFAANPLRSDLYNIGK, from the coding sequence ATGGACTCGAGCGCCTTGGCCGCCAGCGCGGGCTCGGCCGCTTCGGCGTTGATGAACTCGCGTCGGCAGTGCGCCTTATGTGGAACTCCACATAAGTCTCATGCCAGACGAGAGCTATTTGAAGCGAAGGATGCCGAGCCGACCGCAGTGGCCGAGGGGCTCGATCACATCGGTGCGATCTATGCCATCGAAGCCGACATCCGCGACAAGAAGCTCACCGGCGAGAAGAAACGCGACTACCGCCTGACGCACGCAAAACCGCGGGTCGAAATGTTCTTCCAGTGGGTGGCCCGCCAGTTTGAAAACCAGGGCTTTGCTACCGAGCAGCCCGTTCACCAAGGCCCTGGCCTACGCCCGAAACCGACGAAACGCACTGGAAGTCTTCCTCACCGATCCGGATGTCCCCATCGACACCAATCACCTCGAGCGGGCGCTGAGGGCAATTCCAATGGGGCGGAAGGCATGGATGTTCGCCTGGACAGAACTCGGCGCCAAGCATATCGGCATCGTCCAGAGCCTCATCGTCACCTGCCGCCTGCACGGCGTCGATCCCTACGACTACCTGGTCGATGTGCTCCAGCGCGGCCAACACCCCGCTGCCGACGTCCACCTGCTCACCCCAGGCTGTGGAAGACCCACTTCGCCGCCAACCCGCTTCGTTCCGACCTCTACAACATCGGAAAATAG